A window of the Diospyros lotus cultivar Yz01 unplaced genomic scaffold, ASM1463336v1 superscaf1, whole genome shotgun sequence genome harbors these coding sequences:
- the LOC127793205 gene encoding uncharacterized protein LOC127793205 isoform X2, with the protein MEEEEEEEEEQVPGKRYREPFHCFHSLSDSEIQFNGYSTVVATGHSHFNHGGDDSSIVFPPSNHEGLHITSSCNHDEQRRRETRESSDSPSDDKGLAPPRLASDSTGAGFGGEVKRWVGFGLELLRSKVTGIASWVRCLSASSGKNWSSRCVVGMAAALLVWCVYAVARRRRRRSRIRRESRDHLILLIKEKDEMNQLLLTLYRDSSARTKD; encoded by the exons atggaggaagaggaagaggaagaggaagagcaGGTACCGGGTAAAAGATATCGGGAGCCATTCCACTGTTTCCATTCACTCTCAGATTCCGAAATCCAATTCAATGGATATTCGACGGTGGTGGCCACTGGACACTCCCACTTCAACCACGGCGGCGACGATAGCTCCATTGTCTTCCCTCCCAGCAACCACGAAGGCCTCCACATCACCTCTTCCTGCAATCACGACGAACAACGGCGACGAGAAACCCGTGAATCGTCCGATTCACCGAGCGACGACAAGGGGTTGGCGCCGCCGCGGCTGGCCTCGGATAGTACTGGGGCTGGGTTCGGCGGCGAGGTAAAGAGGTGGGTGGGTTTTGGGCTTGAGCTCCTGAGGTCTAAGGTTACGGGCATTGCGTCTTGGGTTCGATGTTTGTCTGCTTCTAGCGGGAAAAATTGGTCGTCCAGATGTGTCGTCGGCATGGCGGCGGCGCTGTTGGTTTGGTGTGTGTATGCGGTAGCCAGGCGGCGGAGGCGGCGTTCGCGGATTCGGAGGGAGAGTAGGGATCACCTGATCCTTCTTATCAAAGAGAAAGATGAG ATGAATCAGCTACTGCTTACCCTCTATAGAGATTCTTCAGCTCGAACAAAGGATTAA
- the LOC127793205 gene encoding uncharacterized protein LOC127793205 isoform X1 has translation MEEEEEEEEEQVPGKRYREPFHCFHSLSDSEIQFNGYSTVVATGHSHFNHGGDDSSIVFPPSNHEGLHITSSCNHDEQRRRETRESSDSPSDDKGLAPPRLASDSTGAGFGGEVKRWVGFGLELLRSKVTGIASWVRCLSASSGKNWSSRCVVGMAAALLVWCVYAVARRRRRRSRIRRESRDHLILLIKEKDEKINHLLHQIAQMNQLLLTLYRDSSARTKD, from the exons atggaggaagaggaagaggaagaggaagagcaGGTACCGGGTAAAAGATATCGGGAGCCATTCCACTGTTTCCATTCACTCTCAGATTCCGAAATCCAATTCAATGGATATTCGACGGTGGTGGCCACTGGACACTCCCACTTCAACCACGGCGGCGACGATAGCTCCATTGTCTTCCCTCCCAGCAACCACGAAGGCCTCCACATCACCTCTTCCTGCAATCACGACGAACAACGGCGACGAGAAACCCGTGAATCGTCCGATTCACCGAGCGACGACAAGGGGTTGGCGCCGCCGCGGCTGGCCTCGGATAGTACTGGGGCTGGGTTCGGCGGCGAGGTAAAGAGGTGGGTGGGTTTTGGGCTTGAGCTCCTGAGGTCTAAGGTTACGGGCATTGCGTCTTGGGTTCGATGTTTGTCTGCTTCTAGCGGGAAAAATTGGTCGTCCAGATGTGTCGTCGGCATGGCGGCGGCGCTGTTGGTTTGGTGTGTGTATGCGGTAGCCAGGCGGCGGAGGCGGCGTTCGCGGATTCGGAGGGAGAGTAGGGATCACCTGATCCTTCTTATCAAAGAGAAAGATGAG AAAATTAATCATCTGTTGCATCAAATTGCCCAGATGAATCAGCTACTGCTTACCCTCTATAGAGATTCTTCAGCTCGAACAAAGGATTAA